The bacterium genome contains a region encoding:
- a CDS encoding YggT family protein: MDLIILVDRIFQLLTILVVIRVLLSWVPSVDYGHPLISLIVRITDPILKPVQRLLPPMGGLDLSPIIAILLLNLVGQLLHQLLVSLLYAG; this comes from the coding sequence GTGGACCTCATCATCCTGGTGGATCGGATCTTCCAGCTCCTCACTATTCTGGTGGTGATCAGGGTCCTGCTCTCCTGGGTCCCCTCGGTTGATTACGGGCATCCGTTGATCAGCCTGATCGTCCGGATCACCGACCCGATCCTGAAGCCGGTCCAGCGGCTCCTCCCGCCGATGGGCGGCCTCGATCTGTCGCCGATCATCGCCATCCTGCTGCTCAACCTCGTCGGCCAGCTGCTGCACCAACTCCTCGTCTCGCTGCTCTACGCCGGGTAG